The window ACTGGCGACCGCTTTTTCTTCGGCCTTATTTATGCCTGCCCTGGCGGACGATGCGCAGCCGAAAGCGGCGCAGGATGCAAACCCTCGTATTCTTTCGCTCGGTGGCGACGTAACGGAAATTCTCTATGATCTCGGCCAAGCCGACAAAGTGGTGGCGGTGGACTCGACAAGTCAATTTCCGGCGCAGGCTCTGAAGGACAAAAAGAACGTCGGCTATCTGCGCGCGCTTTCCGCTGAGGGCGTACTGTCGATCAATCCGAATGTCATCGTTGCTTCGGAACAGGCCGGACCACCCGAGGTCGTCAAGGCGCTCAAGAGCACGAATATTCGCTACGTCGAGATCGACGACAATCCGAGCGCGGATGGCGTGCCAGCCAAGGTTCGTTCGATTGGCGATGTGGTTGGTGCGCGCGACGCGGCGGAAGCACTCGCCACCAAAATTCAAACGGAATTTGATGCGCTTGCGAGCGACCGGAAGACGCTCGGCAAGCATAAGCGCGTCCTGTTCGTTCTGTCGGTGCAGAACGGACGCGCCGTCGTTGGCGGCGGTGGAACGAGCGCAGATGCCATTTTGCAGCTCGCTGGTGCAGACAACGCAGCTGCGAAGATCTCCGGCTTCAAACCCGTAAGCGACGAGCAGCTTGCTGAGTTCGCTCCGGATGCGCTGGTCATCATGCGGCGCGGGGAAGCCAGCCGACACGGCGCTGAGCAGGCACGTAGCCTCGCCGGGCTGAGCGGCACGCCTGCGTCGAAGGAAGAGAACCTGATCGAGATGGATGGCCTTTATCTGTTAGGCTTCGGTCCCCGTGCGCCGGCGGCAGCGCGCGATTTAATGCAAAAGCTCTATCCGCAAATGGCGAACGCAACGCAGTCATCCAAACCGTGACGACGACAGAGCAGACTTTCGGAACGCACGCCAGAATCATCGGGATGCGCGGCACCATCTTTGCCGCCCTCGGTGTTCTTCTTCTTTGTGCCATCACACTCTCGCTCGCGATAGGCCCGACGGGAATTTCCTTGCAAGCGTTGCCGCGCGCGATCTCAGCATCTTTAGGCTGGGTCGATGATCCGGCGGCAGCGCGCGATCGACTCGTGTTGATCGATCTTCGATTGCCGCGGACGCTTCTTGCGGGCTTCGTTGGCGCCGCACTGGCAGTATCCGGTGCGATGATGCAGGGCATGTTCCGCAACCCTCTCGCTGATCCGGGTCTCATCGGCGTTTCTTCCGGCGCAGCGCTGGCAGCCGTCGCGACGATTGCTTTCAGTCACGGCGTTGCCGCCAACTTCATTCAGCCTTTGGGTATCTACGCTCTACCAATCGCTGCGTTTACCGGCGGCCTTATTACGACGCTGACGCTGGTTGCCATTTCCTCGCGGCGCGGACATCTCGCAATTGGAACATTGCTGCTTGCAGGCATTGCGCTTGGAGCTCTGGCGGGCGCAATTACCGGCTTTATCTCTTACTCAAGCGACGATCGCGAACTTCGTGATCTGACGCTTTGGATGATGGGTAGTCTCTCGGGCGCGAGTTGGCCTAAAGTGGGAGCGATCCTGCCTTTCGCCGTCGTTCTGGCAATTTTTGTCCCGCGGCTGATGCGCGAGCTTAACGGATTTCTGCTTGGCGAGGTTGAGGCCATGCATCTCGGCGTCGACACCGAAAAGACGAAAAAGCTTGCCGTCGTGATGACGGCGGCCGGCGTTGGCGCTGCCGTTGCCGTAGCGGGCGTTATTGGATTTGTCGGCCTCGTCGTGCCGCATGTCATGCGCCTCATCGGCGGGCCGGATCATCGCATTGTTCTTCCCGGCAGCGCGCTTCTCGGCGCCGTTCTCGTGATCTTTGCGGACATCGTTGCGCGGATGGCCGTCAGCCCTGCCGAAATGCCGGTCGGTATCGTGCTCGCAGCGATCGGCGCACCGGTGTTTCTGCATCTCGTTCTTCGCCGCGGCATGGGAGGCTGGGAGTAGCCATGCTCGAAGCGAGACACGTGACCGTCACACGCGGCGACAAAAAACTTCTCGATCAGATTTCCTTGGAAATCGTTCCCGGAAAACTAACGGCCGTCGTTGGGCCAAACGGGGCTGGAAAATCGACCCTGCTGCGCGTTCTCACCGGCGAAATCAAACCGACCGATGGCACGGCGACATTGGACGGCACAAACCTTAGCGATTTTGCGGCCGCTCAGCTCGCGGCGCGGCGCGCGGTCGTCTCGCAATCGACGACGCTGGCTTTTTCGTTCACGGTTTTAGAAGTCGTGATGCTCGGCGCAACGGTGCCCGCGTTCGGCATTTCCGATCCCGCAGCGCAAGTGGCCGCGCGTGAGGCGTTAGAAGCTGTCGGGATGGCGAAATTCGAATCCCGACCACTGCCACAACTTTCGGGCGGCGAGCGCCAGCGCGTGCACATAGCGCGTGCGCTGTGTCAGCTTCAGATGGCGCCGCGTACCGATGACCGCCCTTTGGCTCTTCTGCTAGACGAGCCAACAGCAAGCCTCGATCTGAAGTATCAGCGGAATATGCTGAAGGTCATCCGAAGTCAGGCCCAGAGTGGCAGGGCCGTGTTCCTCGTCATTCACGATCTCAATCTTGCGGCCGCGTTTGCCGACGAGATCGTTTTGATGTGCGAGGGTCGAATTGCAGCGCGCGGGCGACCCAATGATATTCTGAATGAATCGACCCTCAGCGACGTGTACGGGTGTCGCCTGTGCGTCATCAAACCAGACGGCGCGAGCCACCCGATCGTCCTTCCGATTTCAATCGATGGAAGCGACGCGGTGACGATCGCAGCGGAATGAAATTGTTAAAATAGCGCATCGCATTAACTTGACGATGTTCGTAAAGAACAATACGTTTTGGGCACAACAGGTATGCTCCTTGCCGTCGCGATGAACTTGCGACAGCGTTCATGTCAGCCAAGCCGACGAACACTCGTTGTTCGCGCTAGCCAGCCAAAACAATCTGCCCCTACTCAAGGCCAGACTCTCTTGGTCAACCGGACACGATGGTCACATACCCGTATTGGAGTTACGATGCGTCCTCGAGCTAACTGACTTTCCCGTCTCGTCGCTCTTGAACACATCGGCAGCGGATCGGATTGCTTATAACCCCAGCCACCGATCCGCTGCTTTTTTCTTTCAACGTCGGAGATACATGACCATGTTTATCGCAATGAATCGCTTCAAGGTGGCAATCGGCTCGGAGAAGGAGTTCGAGCAGGTCTGGTTCACGCGTGAGATCAATCTTCACAAAGAGCCCGGCTTTATTTCCTTCCAGATGCTGCGCGGTCCCGTGCGCGACGATCATGTGCTGTATTCCTCGCACACGCTTTGGAACTCGGTCGCTGACTTTGAGGCTTGGACGAAGTCTGAATCATTCCGCAAATCGCACTCGGGCGCGGGATCGTCGAAGAAGCTGACCCTCGGTCATCCGGAATTCGAAGGCTTTGAAGTGATTCAGGACGTCCAGAGCGACGGCACTGCCCGGATCCTTGACGCGGCCGAGTAAGTCCTCGGTTCGCAAGCCTCTCGTTTCGCGCATTTCTCATAAGGATTTCACGATGTCCGATGTTTCGACGGCGAGCCCAACGGCCGAGCGTCCCTCTCTTGTTGAGCGGATGGCGGGTAACGCCGATGGAATCCTTGAGAAGATTGCGGCCGAGTATGGCGTTAGCACACTCGACGCCGTGAAGGCGTTGCCGGAGCAATTTCGCACCATCGTGCCGGGCGCGGCATTCGAGAAGATTCTCGCCGCGCTCGTCGCATGGGGCCCCGTTGTCTTCATCGTGCATACGCCTGACATCGTGCTGGAGTGCGAGGGGCCGATCCCGCCTGGCACCTATGGGCGCGGGTATTTCAATCTGCATGGCGACAGCCCTATCGGCGGTCACATACGGGCAGAAAACTGCGAGACGATTGTTTTCGTGGCGCGGCCGTTCATGGGCCGGGAGTCGCTTTCGCTTCAGTTCTTCAACGGAGCTGGCGAAGCGATGTTCAAGGTCTTCGTCCGCCGTGACGATAAGCGCGATCTCATTGCTGAGCAGGTGGCGCTCTACAATGACTTGCGGAAGAGCTACAAAAACGGCTCGGCCTGAGATACCTCAGGCCGGCTTCCGTCCGCATCGCTATGACGCGATCGGAAAACTCACCTTTACGCGCAGCCCGGGATTGTTGTCGCCGAGAGTGATCTTCGCGCCGTGTAGTTCTGCGATCGCAGCGACAAGGCTCAGACCCAGTCCGCTTCCATCGGTAGAACGGGCATGCTCCAAGCGATAGAGGCGCCGGAAGACATTCTCGCGTTCCGATGACGGAATGCCCGGACCCGTATCGACAATCTCGACGTCATAGCTTTCGGCCGTACGCTCCAAGCGAATGGCGATCTTCGTTCCGACCGGGCAATGTCGAATGGCGTTCTCGACGAGGTTGGCGAAAAGCTGAACGAGCAGTTCGTAATCGCCACGGATCTCGGCGGCTTCTCCGAGACTTTCCGTCAGACTCAGATCCTGCCCTGCGTCTTCGGCGACAATGTCGTAGACATCGCGGACTTCGGCGAGCAGGCCCCGCAGTTCAACCGATACAAACCGATCCTTGCGAGCACCGGCTTCGATCTGTGTGATCCGCAACAATGCGTCGAATGTTCCGGTAATTGAATCGATGTCCAGCAGCGCGCTTTCAAGGTCCACGCGAACCTGCTCAGGGTTCTCGGTCTTTCTAAGCGCGTCGTCGAGGCGCTGCCGCAACCGGCCAAGTGGCTTTTTCAGATCGTGTGCGATGTCCGAAGAGGACTGATTGACGTTCTCAATGAGCCTCTGCAGATTGCCGAGCATGCCGTTGACTTGAACAGCTACCTGATCGATGTCGTCGTGAAATCCCGATATCGGTACGCGCGTTGCGATCTGTCCTTGAGATACGCGCGCCAACGTCTGCGCGAACGCATCGATGCGTTGTTGCGTCTGGCGTGCGAAGTATATCGCAGACAGCACCAAAGCGACGGCCGTGGCCAACAGGCCGAAAGCCAGAAGTTTCAGCAGAAACGACTTCATCTGCTTCACTTCGCTGTTGTCGCTTCCGACCAGAAGCCGCCCCTTGCTGAGCGGCCTCCAGATCGCAAGGAACTCGTCCGTCGGGTCGCCACGGTCGAGCGAGAAGTTGAGATCTGAACGCTGGAGCGTCATCCAATGATCGGAATTCGGCACGCCGCGGACATTGCCTGCGAGGAACGTCCCGTTCTCATCGACAAGTTCGACAATGAAATCCGGATCGCGAATTGAGACGCTTTCTTCGCCGACGACGGCCACGAGGTCGTCGAACGTTCGCTCGCCGTCGAGCACGGTCAATGTATCGATGTTGGAACGAACCCGATCACGGATA is drawn from Hyphomicrobium methylovorum and contains these coding sequences:
- a CDS encoding heme/hemin ABC transporter substrate-binding protein gives rise to the protein MPALADDAQPKAAQDANPRILSLGGDVTEILYDLGQADKVVAVDSTSQFPAQALKDKKNVGYLRALSAEGVLSINPNVIVASEQAGPPEVVKALKSTNIRYVEIDDNPSADGVPAKVRSIGDVVGARDAAEALATKIQTEFDALASDRKTLGKHKRVLFVLSVQNGRAVVGGGGTSADAILQLAGADNAAAKISGFKPVSDEQLAEFAPDALVIMRRGEASRHGAEQARSLAGLSGTPASKEENLIEMDGLYLLGFGPRAPAAARDLMQKLYPQMANATQSSKP
- a CDS encoding FecCD family ABC transporter permease, yielding MRGTIFAALGVLLLCAITLSLAIGPTGISLQALPRAISASLGWVDDPAAARDRLVLIDLRLPRTLLAGFVGAALAVSGAMMQGMFRNPLADPGLIGVSSGAALAAVATIAFSHGVAANFIQPLGIYALPIAAFTGGLITTLTLVAISSRRGHLAIGTLLLAGIALGALAGAITGFISYSSDDRELRDLTLWMMGSLSGASWPKVGAILPFAVVLAIFVPRLMRELNGFLLGEVEAMHLGVDTEKTKKLAVVMTAAGVGAAVAVAGVIGFVGLVVPHVMRLIGGPDHRIVLPGSALLGAVLVIFADIVARMAVSPAEMPVGIVLAAIGAPVFLHLVLRRGMGGWE
- a CDS encoding heme ABC transporter ATP-binding protein: MGVAMLEARHVTVTRGDKKLLDQISLEIVPGKLTAVVGPNGAGKSTLLRVLTGEIKPTDGTATLDGTNLSDFAAAQLAARRAVVSQSTTLAFSFTVLEVVMLGATVPAFGISDPAAQVAAREALEAVGMAKFESRPLPQLSGGERQRVHIARALCQLQMAPRTDDRPLALLLDEPTASLDLKYQRNMLKVIRSQAQSGRAVFLVIHDLNLAAAFADEIVLMCEGRIAARGRPNDILNESTLSDVYGCRLCVIKPDGASHPIVLPISIDGSDAVTIAAE
- a CDS encoding antibiotic biosynthesis monooxygenase family protein, translating into MFIAMNRFKVAIGSEKEFEQVWFTREINLHKEPGFISFQMLRGPVRDDHVLYSSHTLWNSVADFEAWTKSESFRKSHSGAGSSKKLTLGHPEFEGFEVIQDVQSDGTARILDAAE
- the hutX gene encoding heme utilization cystosolic carrier protein HutX; translated protein: MSDVSTASPTAERPSLVERMAGNADGILEKIAAEYGVSTLDAVKALPEQFRTIVPGAAFEKILAALVAWGPVVFIVHTPDIVLECEGPIPPGTYGRGYFNLHGDSPIGGHIRAENCETIVFVARPFMGRESLSLQFFNGAGEAMFKVFVRRDDKRDLIAEQVALYNDLRKSYKNGSA
- a CDS encoding sensor histidine kinase, whose protein sequence is MRDLLKRTPIRLAATFSLFFLTTVLVLFTVIYLVASARLVSDIRDRVRSNIDTLTVLDGERTFDDLVAVVGEESVSIRDPDFIVELVDENGTFLAGNVRGVPNSDHWMTLQRSDLNFSLDRGDPTDEFLAIWRPLSKGRLLVGSDNSEVKQMKSFLLKLLAFGLLATAVALVLSAIYFARQTQQRIDAFAQTLARVSQGQIATRVPISGFHDDIDQVAVQVNGMLGNLQRLIENVNQSSSDIAHDLKKPLGRLRQRLDDALRKTENPEQVRVDLESALLDIDSITGTFDALLRITQIEAGARKDRFVSVELRGLLAEVRDVYDIVAEDAGQDLSLTESLGEAAEIRGDYELLVQLFANLVENAIRHCPVGTKIAIRLERTAESYDVEIVDTGPGIPSSERENVFRRLYRLEHARSTDGSGLGLSLVAAIAELHGAKITLGDNNPGLRVKVSFPIAS